The genomic segment AGCGAGCCGTTAATCGTGACGATGGCAGCTACCTTTTCCTTTTCTTGCTCGTTCAGGAAGTAGGCGCCTTCACGCTTCAGCGCAGCAATCAATTGGTGCTTTGCGGATTCTTCCACTACCAATGCTTGCTCAGAAGCGCAGATTGTACCATAGTCAAACGTCTTGCTCTGCACAATGCGCTTGGCAGCAGCAGCAAAGTCCGCACTGTGGTGGACGTAGACCGGAACGTTACCAGGTCCTACACCGTAAGCAGGCTTGCCTGAGCTGTATGCTGCGCGTACCATCGGCGTTCCGCCAGTCGCGAGAATCAAATTGGTCAGCTTGTGCTTCATCAACTCGTTTGTCGCTGGTAGCGTAGGCTTGGTAACGCAGTGGATCAAGCCTTCTGGTGCTCCAGCCGCTACTGCCGCCTGTGCCATCAGTCGCGCTGCTTCCAGCGTGCACTTGGCTGCCGACGGATGCGGGCTGAAGACAATCGCATTTCTCGCCTTGAGGGAGACCATCGATTTATAGATAACCGTGGACGTCGGATTGGTGGAAGGCACGATACCAGCTACGATACCGAATGGCTGCGCCACTTCCCATACCTTGTTCTCTTCGTCCTTACGGATGATGCCAACCGTTTTTACATCTTTCACAGATGCGTACACATCTTGCGCAGCAAACAGGTTTTTCATCCGTTTGTCCGGGATGTTACCAAAGCCTGTTTCTTCTACAGCCATAGCTGCGAGTCGATCTGCATGCTCCACGCCCGCTTTGGACATGGCTTCGATGATTCTGTCGACTTGTTCTTGGCTGTAAGTAGCGAACTTGGCCTGTGCTTCCTTCGCTTGTGCGAGGTAGGTACGCACTTCCTGTATGGAATACAGATCAGCGTCGAGTGTCATTAGGCTTTGTCACCTCCGCCTTGTTTCTCTTCCAACAGACGAATGAGATCTTCTTTCTTCGCCATGTTGATTTCGTTCGTTGTCAGCGGGAAGTCCGCATACGAACGCGCCATTTTGCGCAGATCATTGATAGACTGATCCTGCAATTTGGTCGCTGGCACTTGGGCCGACTCTGCCTTACCCTCTTCTTTCACTTCCGGTTTCAGCAGGTTTTTCAGCATTTTTGGTACATTTTCGTCAGGACGTGGAATGACGTGTGAGTGCAGCAATGTTCCGACACGTCTTGCAGCTTCAGCACCAGCATCTACAGCTGACTGTACGGAGGAGACATCTCCGATTACATACACGGTAACGATCCCTGCGTCCGCGCCTTCATAAGAGACGACTTTGACGTCTGCGGCTTTGGCAGCAGCGTCTGCGGCAGCGATGAGAGCAGGCAAGCCCAGCGTCTCGATCATGCCGAGTGAATATGTTGTAGCGCGCATTTACATTACCTCCCCTTCAAGAGGGAAAATCCCTATTATCGTTTGACAGGCTGTTGGGCGACACTTCTTACGGCATCGGCAAAAGCATCAGCGGCTGCCGTGCATGCCGACTGGCTGCCAGTGAGTAGCGCTCCCCCAAAGTTCGTTTCTGTCGGTGGACCAAAAAATTGAACCATTTGTACATCTGCAGCCTTGAGGGCGGCATCAATACCATACATGGCCTCCAGTGGTGGAGCAATCAAGTAGGCAAGCGGTTCACCTTCTCTGATACCCGCCAGTTGGGACAAATAGCTGCCCGTCCGCGACACAACATGGGCGTAATACGCATGCGTCCCTTCATCATTCAAAGAGTAAAAGCATGCTCCGCTTTCCATAAATGCAACGGCTGCATCCAGTCCGCTCTGCACCTCCGATGGCGTCGCGCCTCCGATCATCCCGATGAACTCGCCGGACAACGGTCCAGACGCATGGCCTGAGCCTGCATAAAACGACTTGGCATACACAACTTCCACCGCTGCCTTTTTGGTCGCTTCGTCAATGGCCGTGTACCCCACATCGTCAATCGTGGAGGTCAAAAGACCCAGACTTCGGATATGAGAAGGCAGGTTCAGCTTCTCCGCAAATTGAGGATCGACATTGGGAATCAGTCGGATCGCAAGCGGCGTCGCTCGAATTGGTTTTTCCATGCGTGTCACTCCTTTCAAGACAACTTCCCTTTTCAAAAGCAAAAAAAGGTGCCTAAACACAAAAGAACATGCTTTGTGTTCAAGGGCACCTTTGCCTTTTGATTATTCACTTGTGGGTAAAATTACACGCGATTTACGTGCTCTTTTACCTGTCTCTAATGTAGAACAAGGCAGGGAAAAATGCAAGCGTTTTCGGCATTCCGTCACTTTTCCATATTC from the Brevibacillus brevis genome contains:
- the eutL gene encoding ethanolamine utilization microcompartment protein EutL, with the translated sequence MEKPIRATPLAIRLIPNVDPQFAEKLNLPSHIRSLGLLTSTIDDVGYTAIDEATKKAAVEVVYAKSFYAGSGHASGPLSGEFIGMIGGATPSEVQSGLDAAVAFMESGACFYSLNDEGTHAYYAHVVSRTGSYLSQLAGIREGEPLAYLIAPPLEAMYGIDAALKAADVQMVQFFGPPTETNFGGALLTGSQSACTAAADAFADAVRSVAQQPVKR
- a CDS encoding BMC domain-containing protein; its protein translation is MRATTYSLGMIETLGLPALIAAADAAAKAADVKVVSYEGADAGIVTVYVIGDVSSVQSAVDAGAEAARRVGTLLHSHVIPRPDENVPKMLKNLLKPEVKEEGKAESAQVPATKLQDQSINDLRKMARSYADFPLTTNEINMAKKEDLIRLLEEKQGGGDKA
- a CDS encoding acetaldehyde dehydrogenase (acetylating), producing the protein MTLDADLYSIQEVRTYLAQAKEAQAKFATYSQEQVDRIIEAMSKAGVEHADRLAAMAVEETGFGNIPDKRMKNLFAAQDVYASVKDVKTVGIIRKDEENKVWEVAQPFGIVAGIVPSTNPTSTVIYKSMVSLKARNAIVFSPHPSAAKCTLEAARLMAQAAVAAGAPEGLIHCVTKPTLPATNELMKHKLTNLILATGGTPMVRAAYSSGKPAYGVGPGNVPVYVHHSADFAAAAKRIVQSKTFDYGTICASEQALVVEESAKHQLIAALKREGAYFLNEQEKEKVAAIVTINGSLNAKIVGRSPHVIAQMAGITIPADTRVLIAEENNVGKAYPMSVEKLAPVLALYTVHGDSEAFARCRELLEHGGLGHTAGIHAQDENVIAAYGQAMPASRIPVNTGTTFGGIGATTGVQPAFTLGCGSLGGNITSDNIGAKHMFNIKRVAFGIKEMPQSTPAPQAPATQAEEAVLQAVSSMNVGLSRDEIKNIIKSVLTEMTS